A DNA window from Mesotoga infera contains the following coding sequences:
- a CDS encoding radical SAM protein, whose translation MKMIQSFGKEELAIVYIGETSKGSWVEFVESLQPPIPREEKWVLIVSTMDGCPVQCAFCDAGGSYRRNLTAEEILDQIDYMISKRYSSVVDVKKFKIQFARIGEPALNPSVLEALESLPQRYNALGLLPSISTIGPAGSNTFFEKLYAVKERLYRGRFQLQFSIHSTDKAQRDSLIPVKKWSLEQIADYGSVFCGPDDRKITLNFALSTESIVDHNVISEIFDPEKFLVKVTPVNPTYRSHEKEMKSAVEDNGTLTVHSSLVEGLREMGFDVIVSVGEPEENKIGSNCGLFVRRHLQGSKRNPEIYSSVESDPNPQQS comes from the coding sequence TTGAAGATGATTCAGAGTTTCGGGAAGGAAGAATTGGCAATCGTCTACATCGGAGAAACCTCTAAAGGTTCATGGGTAGAGTTTGTAGAGTCGCTTCAACCGCCGATTCCCAGAGAGGAAAAGTGGGTTCTGATAGTATCAACCATGGATGGATGCCCTGTTCAGTGTGCTTTCTGCGATGCGGGTGGGTCCTACAGGAGAAACCTCACAGCTGAAGAGATATTGGATCAAATAGACTACATGATAAGCAAAAGATACAGCTCCGTCGTAGATGTGAAGAAATTCAAGATTCAGTTTGCTAGAATAGGCGAACCCGCATTAAATCCTTCCGTTCTGGAGGCGCTTGAATCGCTTCCCCAAAGGTACAACGCACTTGGACTCTTGCCTTCAATAAGCACAATTGGGCCAGCTGGTTCCAATACCTTCTTCGAGAAGCTGTACGCGGTCAAAGAGAGGCTTTACAGGGGGCGGTTTCAACTCCAGTTTTCGATTCATTCCACAGACAAAGCCCAGCGTGATTCATTGATTCCCGTCAAAAAATGGAGTCTCGAGCAGATCGCCGATTACGGCTCAGTATTCTGCGGCCCTGACGATAGGAAGATCACTCTCAACTTCGCCCTCTCGACAGAGTCGATTGTTGATCACAATGTGATCTCAGAAATCTTTGATCCGGAGAAGTTCCTGGTCAAAGTGACACCGGTGAATCCTACGTACCGATCCCACGAAAAGGAAATGAAATCGGCGGTAGAGGATAATGGCACTCTCACCGTTCATTCAAGCCTAGTAGAAGGGCTGCGAGAGATGGGTTTCGATGTAATCGTCAGCGTAGGTGAGCCAGAAGAGAACAAGATCGGCAGCAACTGCGGCCTCTTTGTTCGCAGACATCTTCAGGGCTCAAAGCGCAACCCGGAGATTTATTCATCAGTTGAGTCCGACCCCAATCCCCAACAATCGTGA